From Halobacteriovorax sp. GB3, a single genomic window includes:
- a CDS encoding alpha-1,6-glucosidase domain-containing protein, giving the protein MRFLDKMLVLLFCAYAVTTTASAVEINYLRKDSKAQQYGIHVWGESIKKSQRTVWPEVHPLSTAVNLDLQNESPFYVIVHKNGQSDLGPVEVDPTKGEKVFFIQGAGKAFYSKQEATEALEKVYDLKGRWIEQRTVAWPSQLSQNHQIELYHNDQGAIRVKGKQVLVEGKVVSPIKGTLKGNFHNEESSFYKRWAFLRDHQFSKIEFDLDESQVRALVKEHMVVVIRDEQGNIIDSSGLQKAGVLDQFFSNKEIELGAVVSKNKIDINLWSPTARNIRLRVYDSANSKEYRTIEMKEKNGLWNSELALSDENKYYVYEIEQFQREAGEIETHLVTDPYSLSLSENSKRSQIVDLNKSFAPKGWNKHKTTEYYPLESPTDMTIYELHTRDFSVFDPKVPANEKGTFKAFTRKDSHGMKHLSELAKSGLTHIHLLPINDMASINENREQRIELTDKMEKLDPNHEFKDKTILEVLEGLPIDSDQQQEIMTKIKDLDGFNWGYDPHHYMAPEGAYASDTNGGARVKELREAVQSLHESGLRVIVDVVFNHTYDNSVFNKIVPDYYYRLDHFGVATKDSCCFDTASENTMVQKLIKDATVNWVRHYKLDGIRFDLMNFLTKETLVDIRESINSLTLEKDGVNGKGVYLYGEGWDFGSLKWLLPEESLHQWGAASLKMGLGSFNHIFRDSIKGKGQNERELFVDDSYLTDKTENRDQVKLALRATMNDWHEGIYNSPDETINYLTAHDKATLFDHLLAKVGLWAPMEKVVKMQQMGIGFISLAQGIPFFHAGVEILRSKSGDENSYNSGDWFNRLDYTYTTNNWRKGLPPAWQEENLHAWPNWKERLLKIPSPSSDQIKNNLEWFKTMLQTRKSSPLFRLRTREQVQQKVSFPENITDKNGNHDSRLLVMKIDDRNGERIDSDNKAAYVLFNTSWDEWLHFQDDDIKNGNIVLAKDLSESNEKVLKELLDNSGTELREEAFIDKKNGKISVPCMSLMVYFLK; this is encoded by the coding sequence ATGAGATTTTTGGACAAAATGCTAGTTTTACTTTTCTGTGCATACGCAGTGACAACGACGGCCAGTGCAGTAGAAATTAACTATCTTAGAAAAGATTCAAAAGCTCAGCAGTACGGTATCCACGTTTGGGGAGAATCTATTAAAAAGTCACAACGAACAGTTTGGCCAGAAGTTCATCCTCTTTCAACAGCAGTCAATCTCGATCTTCAAAATGAATCGCCTTTCTATGTCATCGTTCACAAAAATGGACAATCTGATCTCGGACCAGTTGAAGTTGATCCGACAAAAGGAGAAAAGGTCTTCTTTATTCAAGGAGCGGGTAAGGCCTTTTACAGTAAACAAGAAGCAACAGAAGCTCTTGAAAAAGTCTACGATCTTAAAGGACGTTGGATTGAACAAAGAACTGTAGCATGGCCATCTCAACTTTCACAAAATCATCAAATAGAACTTTATCACAACGATCAAGGTGCTATTCGAGTTAAGGGCAAACAAGTACTCGTTGAAGGAAAAGTGGTCTCTCCAATTAAAGGAACATTAAAAGGAAACTTTCACAACGAAGAAAGTTCTTTTTATAAGAGATGGGCCTTTCTAAGAGATCATCAATTTTCTAAAATAGAATTCGATTTAGATGAATCTCAGGTAAGAGCTCTTGTCAAAGAACATATGGTTGTTGTTATTCGTGATGAGCAGGGGAATATTATTGATAGTTCAGGTCTCCAAAAGGCCGGAGTACTGGATCAATTTTTCAGTAATAAAGAAATAGAACTTGGGGCAGTCGTCTCAAAAAATAAAATCGACATCAACCTATGGTCACCAACGGCAAGAAATATTCGCCTAAGAGTCTATGATAGCGCTAATTCGAAGGAGTACCGCACTATTGAGATGAAAGAGAAAAATGGACTATGGAATAGCGAATTAGCATTGAGTGATGAAAATAAATACTACGTCTATGAGATTGAGCAGTTTCAAAGAGAAGCTGGTGAAATAGAAACACATCTAGTCACTGATCCCTACTCTCTTTCATTAAGTGAAAATAGTAAGAGATCTCAGATAGTCGATCTCAATAAATCTTTTGCTCCTAAAGGATGGAATAAGCACAAGACAACTGAGTACTACCCTCTAGAGTCTCCTACAGATATGACGATCTATGAACTTCATACAAGAGATTTCTCGGTCTTCGACCCAAAAGTGCCAGCAAATGAAAAAGGAACATTCAAAGCGTTCACCAGAAAAGATTCACACGGTATGAAGCATTTAAGTGAACTTGCAAAATCTGGATTAACTCACATTCACCTTCTTCCAATTAATGACATGGCCTCAATTAATGAAAATAGAGAGCAAAGAATTGAACTTACAGACAAAATGGAGAAACTTGATCCAAACCATGAGTTTAAAGATAAAACCATTTTAGAAGTTCTAGAAGGACTTCCTATTGATAGCGATCAGCAACAAGAGATCATGACAAAGATTAAGGATCTCGATGGATTTAACTGGGGATATGATCCTCATCATTACATGGCCCCAGAGGGGGCTTATGCAAGTGACACCAATGGCGGTGCTCGTGTAAAAGAACTTAGAGAAGCCGTTCAATCACTTCATGAAAGCGGACTAAGAGTAATTGTCGATGTTGTTTTTAATCATACCTATGACAATAGTGTCTTTAATAAGATCGTACCAGATTACTACTATCGACTCGATCACTTTGGAGTCGCGACAAAAGATTCTTGTTGTTTTGACACGGCCAGTGAAAACACGATGGTTCAAAAACTAATTAAAGATGCGACAGTCAACTGGGTTCGTCACTATAAATTAGATGGAATTAGATTTGATCTAATGAATTTTCTAACAAAAGAAACACTCGTTGATATCAGAGAGTCGATCAATTCTCTAACGCTTGAAAAAGATGGAGTAAACGGAAAAGGAGTCTACCTTTACGGCGAAGGATGGGATTTTGGCTCTCTCAAGTGGCTTTTACCAGAAGAAAGTCTGCACCAATGGGGAGCAGCTTCACTTAAAATGGGACTTGGAAGTTTTAATCATATCTTTAGAGATAGCATCAAAGGAAAGGGACAAAATGAAAGAGAACTCTTTGTCGATGACTCTTACCTTACTGATAAAACTGAAAATCGCGATCAAGTAAAACTAGCCTTAAGAGCGACAATGAATGACTGGCACGAAGGAATTTATAATAGTCCCGATGAGACGATCAACTATTTGACGGCACATGACAAAGCAACTCTCTTTGATCACCTTCTAGCAAAAGTAGGATTATGGGCCCCAATGGAAAAGGTTGTGAAGATGCAACAAATGGGTATTGGCTTTATCTCTCTTGCTCAAGGAATTCCATTTTTTCACGCAGGGGTAGAAATTCTTCGTTCAAAATCTGGAGATGAAAACTCTTATAACTCGGGAGACTGGTTCAACCGTCTAGATTATACGTATACAACAAATAACTGGCGAAAAGGACTTCCACCAGCGTGGCAGGAAGAAAACCTACATGCATGGCCAAATTGGAAAGAAAGACTTCTTAAAATCCCAAGTCCTTCAAGTGATCAGATTAAAAACAATTTGGAGTGGTTTAAAACAATGCTTCAAACAAGAAAGAGCTCCCCTCTTTTTAGATTGAGAACAAGAGAGCAAGTGCAACAAAAAGTTAGCTTTCCAGAAAATATCACAGATAAAAATGGAAATCATGACTCACGACTCTTAGTGATGAAAATTGACGATAGAAATGGCGAAAGAATCGATTCAGATAATAAGGCCGCCTATGTTCTTTTCAACACATCATGGGACGAATGGCTCCATTTTCAAGATGATGATATCAAAAATGGTAATATTGTCTTGGCAAAGGATTTGAGCGAATCAAACGAGAAAGTTTTGAAAGAACTACTCGACAACTCAGGTACAGAATTAAGAGAAGAAGCTTTTATTGATAAGAAAAATGGCAAGATAAGTGTACCCTGTATGAGCTTAATGGTTTACTTTCTTAAATAA
- a CDS encoding NCS2 family permease — protein MKERIANYFEFERNETNFKTEILAGITTFLATAYIIIVNPQILAQSGLSFNAVVTATIIVTFFSSAMMGLYAKNPIVLAPGMGINAFFTYSIVLGMGVSPYVALGAIFWSGVFFLLMSIFNIREIIVKAIPRNLRLSIATGIGFFIALIGLINGGVVVDNPATLISAAKLDANVALFFVSLLFIAILSYYKIGGALVIGILFSAFGFHFLNDVKVGATLISSPDFSLLGKLDFTNSLAPGLIHVIFSLIFTDLFDSLSTFVAVSEAGNLKDSNGEPRNLKKSLLVDSMATLISGLFGTSSATSYIESGAGISQGGRSGLVALIAGFLFLPFLFLSPALSLFPSFSTAPVLVFVGLLMSRSITMINFKDLDEALPAFLSMMLIPLTYSIGQGIIWGFLSYTVLKIVLGKRNEVSLGLIIIDIFCLLSLLMK, from the coding sequence ATGAAAGAGAGAATCGCAAACTATTTTGAATTTGAACGAAATGAGACGAATTTTAAGACTGAAATTCTCGCTGGGATTACAACCTTTCTAGCAACGGCATATATCATTATTGTGAATCCACAGATTCTAGCTCAATCGGGTCTTTCTTTTAATGCCGTTGTTACGGCGACAATTATTGTGACATTTTTTTCTTCGGCCATGATGGGTCTCTATGCTAAGAACCCCATTGTTCTTGCACCCGGAATGGGAATTAATGCTTTTTTCACATACAGTATTGTTCTAGGGATGGGAGTTAGTCCTTATGTCGCTCTCGGTGCTATCTTTTGGTCAGGTGTATTTTTTCTACTTATGAGTATCTTTAATATAAGAGAGATTATTGTTAAGGCAATTCCTCGCAACTTAAGACTTTCCATTGCAACTGGAATAGGCTTTTTTATTGCCCTTATTGGTTTAATTAATGGTGGTGTTGTCGTTGATAACCCTGCAACTCTTATTAGTGCTGCTAAATTAGATGCTAATGTTGCACTCTTTTTTGTATCACTTCTTTTCATTGCGATTCTTTCTTATTATAAAATTGGTGGTGCTCTTGTTATTGGAATTCTCTTTAGTGCTTTTGGTTTTCATTTCTTAAATGATGTTAAAGTTGGTGCCACTCTCATTTCTTCGCCAGATTTCTCTCTTCTTGGAAAATTAGATTTTACTAATTCACTCGCTCCAGGGCTTATTCATGTGATTTTTAGTCTTATCTTTACCGATCTCTTTGATTCGCTCTCTACTTTTGTCGCGGTCTCGGAAGCAGGTAATCTAAAAGACAGCAATGGTGAACCCAGAAATTTAAAAAAGTCTCTTTTGGTCGATTCCATGGCCACGCTCATTTCTGGTCTTTTTGGAACAAGTTCTGCTACTAGCTATATTGAGTCTGGTGCAGGAATCTCTCAAGGAGGAAGAAGTGGTCTTGTGGCCCTTATTGCGGGTTTTCTTTTTCTACCGTTTCTCTTTCTCTCTCCGGCCCTTTCTCTTTTTCCAAGCTTTTCAACAGCTCCAGTCCTTGTTTTTGTGGGACTTCTCATGAGCCGCTCTATAACAATGATTAATTTTAAAGATCTTGATGAGGCCCTTCCTGCATTTCTTAGCATGATGTTAATTCCACTAACATATTCTATTGGTCAGGGGATTATCTGGGGGTTTTTGAGTTACACAGTTTTAAAAATTGTTCTTGGTAAGAGAAATGAAGTTTCTCTAGGACTGATCATCATTGATATTTTCTGTTTGCTCTCTCTTCTTATGAAGTAG